Proteins co-encoded in one Arachis stenosperma cultivar V10309 chromosome 7, arast.V10309.gnm1.PFL2, whole genome shotgun sequence genomic window:
- the LOC130941909 gene encoding NAC domain-containing protein 54-like, producing MAPVSLPPGFRFHPTDEELVAYYLKRKINGRKIELEIIAEVDLYKCEPWDLPGKSLLPGKDLEWYFFSPRDRKYPNGSRTNRATKSGYWKATGKDRKVNSQCRAVGMKKTLVYYRGRAPHGSRTDWVMHEYRLDDRECENASSGLQDAYALCRVFKKSAVITPKVDEEHHHHHHYVNANNHTNSSHVLPITSDQSSSMELYSEGRGEDLDNSSNYLVPIDNTSTLPLNNMVMNNNNSDASFNSRDNNGKWSQFISEDPLFSFPTSSSSFANSYGSITYPPSKVDIALECARMQHRFTMPPLEVEDFPHVGTSELKMTDIASGAASAVHGSRNETDILQEILSVAHASQELINHSSYSSSWGGDGGGNHENCAAHGDDFTFMVGSTNYNNNNLNDINSMRYVDRNWEDPNTSRSIDIGYLDEEFKGERMVENLRWVGMSTKDLEKNFTEEQKIVPIEDISSFQTNNKEENEVQESEQHHSNKELLINDFSLGFNPNNNNSENFLDDDHNNMDNDDYSSSPSFEVIEEIRVSHGSMFVSTRRVADTFFHQIVPSQTVQVHLLNPVITSNDEEETLMMIMERNQGYFGDFLFRTIATAFVFIFELLFMHCDYLKEEVELVKRKRSSQSSSKIMKWNNNNNKVWFVGFKSSEKGFGAILKKIGIFLTISLALCTMWANHVIVNP from the exons ATGGCACCAGTTTCATTACCCCCAGGTTTCAGGTTCCATCCAACTGATGAAGAACTTGTTGCTTATTACCTCAAAAGGAAGATCAATGGCCGTAAGATTGAGTTGGAGATCATTGCTGAAGTTGATCTCTACAAGTGTGAACCATGGGACTTGCCAG GGAAGTCATTGTTACCGGGGAAGGATTTGGAGTGGTATTTCTTTAGTCCTCGAGATAGGAAGTATCCAAATGGGTCAAGAACGAACCGTGCAACAAAATCTGGGTATTGGAAGGCGACAGGGAAGgacagaaaagtaaattcacAATGTCGTGCTGTGGGTATGAAGAAAACCCTAGTTTACTATCGTGGAAGGGCACCTCATGGCTCTCGCACTGATTGGGTTATGCATGAATATCGTCTTGATGATAGAGAATGTGAAAATGCTTCTTCTGGCTTGCAG GATGCATATGCACTTTGTCGTGTGTTCAAGAAGAGTGCAGTGATAACCCCTAAAGTTGATGAGGaacatcatcatcaccatcactATGTTAATGCTAATAATCACACTAATAGCAGCCATGTTTTGCCAATTACAAGTGATCAATCGTCAAGTATGGAGTTATATTCTGAAGGAAGGGGTGAAGATTTGGATAATAGCTCTAATTATTTGGTTCCCATTGATAATACTTCCACACTACCCCTCAACAACATGGTGATGAACAATAATAATAGTGATGCTTCTTTCAATAGTAGGGATAATAATGGGAAATGGTCACAATTTATTTCAGAAGATCCATTGTTCAGCTTTCCAACTTCCTCCTCATCATTTGCTAATAGTTATGGATCTATAACATACCCTCCATCCAAG GTGGATATAGCACTAGAGTGTGCAAGGATGCAACATAGGTTCACCATGCCTCCATTGGAGGTAGAGGACTTCCCTCATGTTGGAACCTCGGAGCTGAAAATGACAGATATAGCCTCGGGTGCCGCCTCCGCCGTGCACGGAAGCCGAAACGAAACCGATATCTTGCAGGAAATTCTTTCGGTTGCTCATGCTTCCCAGGAGTTGATAAACCACTCCAGCTACTCATCATCATGGGGTGGTGATGGTGGTGGCAACCATGAAAATTGTGCAGCTCATGGAGATGATTTCACTTTCATGGTTGGTAGCACTAactacaataataataatttgaatgACATTAACTCCATGAGATATGTTGATAGAAATTGGGAAGATCCAAACACTTCAAGATCCATTGATATTGGATATTTGGATGAAGAATTTAAGGGAGAGAGGATGGTAGAGAATTTAAGATGGGTTGGAATGTCTACAAAAGATTTAGAAAAG AACTTCACGGAAGAGCAAAAGATTGTTCCAATAGAGGATATATCAAGCTTCCAGACAAataataaagaagaaaatgaggtGCAAG AATCTGAGCAACACCATAGCAACAAGGAACTATTGATCAATGATTTCTCATTAGGGTTCAACCCTAATAACAACAACAGCGAGAACTTTCTAGATGATGATCATAACAACATGGATAATGATGATTACTCAAGTTCTCCAAGCTTTGAAGTCATTGAGGAAATAAGGGTCAGCCATGGATCAATGTTTGTTTCGACTCGCCGCGTCGCCGACACATTCTTCCACCAAATAGTTCCTTCACAAACCGTCCAGGTTCACCTCCTCAATCCAGTGATAACAAGCAATGATGAAGAAGAGacattgatgatgataatggaGAGGAATCAAGGGTATTTCGGGGATTTTCTTTTCAGGACAATAGCAACTGCGTTTGTGTTCATCTTTGAACTTCTATTCATGCATTGTGATTATTTGAAGGAAGAAGTGGaattggtgaagagaaagagatcaTCACAATCATCATCTAAGATCATGAAATggaacaacaataataataaggtTTGGTTTGTTGGTTTCAAGAGTAGTGAGAAGGGCTTTGGTGCAATTTTGAAGAAAATAGGGATTTTTCTCACAATATCTTTGGCTCTTTGTACCATGTGGGCTAACCATGTTATAGTTAACCCTTGA